Proteins encoded together in one Maricaulis maris window:
- a CDS encoding M14 family zinc carboxypeptidase, giving the protein MRLALRAFTLCAALVVAACATGPIPGNDVRVEVRTDFPAGSQLAEVSPPGDSVRVRIVPEAEPINPSPWYALSITAERSTDLDLVLDYGRYRHRYRPWISRTDGGWELVADDRVSLVGDGEQARIRLVVSAGETVVAAQPIVDGGVYEAWYEAWFAHNPGLVRETVGQSSDGRDLDAFTLLADEPRSGRPLLIILGRQHPPEVTGAFALDGFVQAALRQSANAPLPFDLVILPLLNPDGVALGYWRMNTSGLDLNRDWLLRREAETQAAWTYLQSLGLEDRDRVVMIDFHSTRSDRLYLDQYGAGDWRGGLLDAWLADIRIRGGDATPEPRVTQSEGGNTAKAVFANEIGALALTWETGDNTLPAAASDAGATGFDALMASWH; this is encoded by the coding sequence GTGAGGTTGGCGCTCCGGGCCTTCACCCTTTGCGCCGCCCTGGTCGTTGCCGCCTGCGCGACGGGACCTATCCCGGGTAACGACGTTCGGGTCGAGGTGCGTACCGATTTTCCGGCGGGCAGCCAGCTGGCGGAAGTCTCTCCGCCTGGCGACTCTGTCCGTGTCCGCATCGTGCCGGAGGCGGAGCCGATAAACCCCAGCCCGTGGTATGCGCTCTCGATCACGGCCGAGCGATCGACGGATCTGGATCTGGTGCTCGACTATGGCCGTTATCGCCACCGCTATCGCCCCTGGATCAGCCGGACTGACGGCGGCTGGGAGCTTGTGGCCGACGATCGCGTCAGTCTGGTCGGGGATGGCGAGCAAGCCCGAATTCGTCTGGTCGTGAGCGCTGGCGAGACCGTTGTTGCCGCTCAGCCGATCGTGGACGGCGGGGTTTATGAGGCCTGGTACGAGGCCTGGTTCGCGCACAACCCCGGACTGGTGAGGGAAACCGTCGGCCAGTCGAGCGATGGACGAGACCTCGACGCCTTCACCCTGTTGGCGGACGAGCCGCGGTCAGGCCGTCCCCTTCTCATCATCCTGGGACGGCAACACCCGCCCGAGGTTACAGGCGCTTTCGCGCTGGACGGCTTCGTGCAGGCGGCGCTGCGCCAGAGCGCCAATGCGCCGCTTCCGTTCGATCTCGTGATCTTGCCCCTGCTCAATCCGGACGGCGTCGCGCTTGGATACTGGCGTATGAATACAAGCGGTCTGGACCTCAATCGGGACTGGTTGCTGCGACGCGAGGCGGAGACACAAGCGGCCTGGACCTACCTCCAATCGCTCGGCCTTGAGGACCGCGACCGGGTTGTCATGATCGATTTTCACAGCACGCGCAGCGACCGTCTCTATCTCGACCAATACGGCGCCGGAGACTGGCGCGGCGGCCTTCTGGATGCGTGGCTGGCCGATATTCGTATCCGTGGCGGTGATGCGACACCAGAGCCGAGGGTGACCCAAAGTGAGGGTGGCAACACGGCGAAGGCGGTCTTCGCCAACGAGATCGGCGCCCTCGCGCTGACCTGGGAGACCGGTGACAACACGCTACCGGCTGCAGCCAGCGACGCCGGCGCCACCGGCTTTGATGCCTTGATGGCGTCCTGGCACTGA
- the cysD gene encoding sulfate adenylyltransferase subunit CysD, with amino-acid sequence MTHRDALDQLESEAIQILRDGVAEADQPVLLFSGGKDSTVLAHLALRAFYPSPPPLPLLHVDSTWEFRDVIEFRNRFAVQHGFELAIHHNEEGRKKGLNPIEHGSTYTMLMRTGALRQALDLGHYDVIFGGARRDEEATRAKERIVSVRERGHIWDPKAQRPELWARYNWRRSPGQTLRAYPLSNWTEFDLWAYILRHRIALCPLYFAAPRPVIEQNGRLIMVDDPERAKKLGLPEATQRSIRFRSLGCWPVTAADMSEASTLEAVVKETLTARISERSGRVSDESSLEAQKREGYF; translated from the coding sequence ATGACGCATCGCGATGCGCTGGATCAGCTTGAGAGCGAGGCCATCCAGATCCTCCGCGACGGTGTCGCCGAGGCGGACCAGCCGGTCCTGCTGTTTTCGGGCGGGAAGGACTCGACCGTCCTCGCCCACCTCGCGCTTCGCGCCTTTTATCCTTCGCCGCCGCCGCTCCCACTCCTGCATGTCGACTCCACCTGGGAGTTCCGCGACGTTATCGAGTTTCGCAACCGTTTCGCTGTGCAGCACGGGTTCGAACTGGCCATCCACCACAATGAAGAGGGCCGGAAAAAGGGACTGAACCCGATCGAGCATGGCTCGACCTATACAATGCTCATGCGCACCGGCGCTCTCAGGCAAGCCCTTGATCTGGGACACTACGACGTCATCTTCGGCGGCGCACGACGCGACGAGGAAGCGACCCGCGCCAAGGAGCGGATCGTGTCGGTGCGCGAACGGGGCCATATCTGGGATCCCAAGGCTCAACGGCCGGAGCTATGGGCACGCTACAACTGGCGCCGCTCGCCGGGGCAGACCCTGCGCGCCTACCCCTTGTCCAACTGGACCGAATTCGATCTCTGGGCCTACATCCTGCGACACCGGATCGCCCTGTGCCCGCTCTACTTCGCCGCGCCACGGCCCGTGATCGAGCAGAACGGGCGTCTGATCATGGTCGACGATCCGGAGCGGGCGAAAAAACTCGGCCTCCCTGAAGCGACACAACGAAGTATCCGTTTTCGGTCCCTGGGCTGCTGGCCCGTCACCGCCGCCGACATGTCGGAGGCGTCCACGCTGGAAGCCGTGGTCAAGGAAACCCTCACCGCCCGGATCTCGGAACGCAGCGGCCGCGTCAGCGACGAGTCCTCACTCGAAGCGCAGAAGCGGGAGGGATATTTCTGA
- a CDS encoding DUF2309 domain-containing protein, with the protein MTSPISTDDMTHAPTLRAARKIPPAWPLDATVAVNPFLGRSSESFGTATDELERLTGTRMLPSRDWFRSRFDAGEIANHHLEAATAALGVTLDLADLHAALDADISPCEALPTIADLATKSTGTDWKALAGERIGHWAAGFFDTGQALWTRPANLVAWKDWRDFARNDLTTEIHGLTGFASEADAAPANSAEFIALALQDLAIPASTQDSYLQALLLDLGGWAQMARQRLWIAEKAGGTDQTITDLLAIRLFWDWHLARQFEHQLEQPGLAIAHAWAGSGSEDRDRLADQVWQTAAEYAAQEALNAAFQADHGPTGPARPDLQAVFCIDVRSEVFRRALESTDGSVETIGFAGFFGITTAHHSGGSDVVENRMPVLVDAGFQSVEGDQDDTEHAKKDLADRYRARARRAWGRFKLAAVSSFAFVESAGLTYLAKLGKDALIRVSGKTRPRARPCLSPMPALETRIQTAETVLRAMSLTDNFARLVLLVGHGADVVNNPAASALQCGACGGHSGAVNARLLAGILNDPSVRDGLATRGLPVPDDTIFMAALHDTVSDTVTLFHDDHPAPDHAKDLARTRARLASAGKACRAERVERLPGASRQGQLSRRGRDWAQTRPEWGLAGCRAFIAAPRHRTAGAGLSGQAFLHSYDWRADKDFSILELILTAPVVVASWINLQYYGSAVAPDVFGSGNKLLHNVTGGIGVVEGNGSALRAGLPWQSVHDGERLVHDPLRLSVCIEAPIEAINGVLAKHGSVRELFDNHWLHLLAQDETGCLAWRYTGDLTWAAIDPGASASQRAA; encoded by the coding sequence ATGACATCGCCCATCTCGACCGACGACATGACCCATGCTCCCACGCTTCGCGCTGCCCGGAAAATCCCGCCGGCCTGGCCGCTTGATGCCACGGTCGCCGTCAACCCCTTCCTTGGCCGGTCCAGCGAAAGTTTCGGCACGGCCACCGATGAGCTCGAGCGTCTCACCGGAACCCGGATGTTGCCGTCCCGGGACTGGTTCCGGAGCCGCTTCGATGCCGGCGAGATCGCAAACCATCATCTGGAGGCGGCCACCGCTGCGCTCGGCGTCACGCTTGACCTGGCAGACCTCCATGCCGCTCTGGACGCGGACATATCACCATGCGAGGCCCTGCCGACCATCGCTGATCTTGCAACGAAATCGACAGGTACCGATTGGAAAGCCCTCGCTGGCGAGCGCATCGGCCATTGGGCTGCCGGATTTTTCGATACCGGCCAGGCCCTCTGGACGCGACCAGCGAACCTGGTCGCCTGGAAGGATTGGCGCGACTTCGCCCGCAATGACTTGACCACCGAGATACACGGCCTCACCGGATTTGCCAGCGAGGCCGATGCCGCGCCCGCCAACTCGGCGGAGTTTATTGCTCTGGCCCTGCAGGATCTCGCGATCCCGGCCTCGACCCAGGACAGCTATCTTCAGGCGCTCCTGCTTGATCTGGGTGGATGGGCTCAAATGGCGCGCCAGCGCCTCTGGATCGCCGAGAAGGCCGGTGGCACCGATCAGACAATCACCGACCTGCTCGCCATTCGCCTGTTCTGGGACTGGCATCTGGCCCGACAGTTCGAGCACCAGCTTGAGCAACCGGGCCTGGCCATCGCGCATGCCTGGGCAGGGTCAGGGTCCGAAGACCGCGACCGCCTGGCAGACCAGGTCTGGCAGACAGCTGCCGAATACGCAGCCCAGGAGGCGCTCAACGCGGCTTTCCAAGCCGATCACGGGCCGACCGGACCGGCGCGTCCTGACCTGCAGGCCGTCTTTTGCATTGATGTCCGGTCCGAGGTCTTTCGGCGCGCTCTCGAAAGCACGGACGGAAGCGTTGAAACGATCGGTTTTGCGGGATTTTTCGGCATAACCACGGCGCACCATTCGGGCGGCTCGGATGTGGTTGAGAACCGCATGCCCGTACTGGTCGATGCGGGTTTCCAATCCGTTGAGGGTGATCAGGACGATACCGAACATGCGAAGAAGGATCTCGCCGACCGCTATCGTGCCCGGGCCCGGCGCGCCTGGGGGCGATTCAAGCTTGCCGCCGTCTCATCCTTCGCTTTCGTGGAGTCCGCCGGTCTGACCTACCTGGCCAAGCTGGGCAAGGACGCCCTGATCCGCGTGTCCGGCAAAACCCGACCGCGCGCCCGGCCCTGCCTGTCGCCGATGCCGGCGCTGGAGACCCGTATCCAGACCGCCGAAACCGTGCTTCGGGCAATGTCGCTGACCGACAATTTCGCCCGCCTCGTATTGTTGGTCGGGCACGGTGCCGACGTCGTCAACAACCCGGCCGCAAGCGCCCTGCAGTGCGGCGCCTGCGGCGGCCATTCCGGTGCGGTCAATGCCCGGCTTCTCGCTGGCATACTCAACGATCCGTCTGTCCGGGACGGGTTGGCAACGCGCGGCCTTCCTGTTCCCGATGACACCATCTTCATGGCCGCCTTGCATGATACCGTGTCAGACACCGTCACCCTGTTTCACGACGACCACCCGGCTCCCGACCATGCCAAAGACCTCGCCCGGACCCGCGCCCGGCTTGCCAGCGCCGGCAAGGCCTGTCGGGCCGAGCGGGTTGAACGCCTGCCGGGGGCTTCACGGCAAGGTCAACTCTCCCGGCGCGGCCGCGACTGGGCCCAGACCCGGCCGGAATGGGGGCTGGCCGGCTGCCGCGCCTTCATCGCCGCACCGCGGCACCGCACGGCCGGCGCCGGCCTGTCCGGACAGGCGTTCCTGCACAGCTATGACTGGCGGGCGGACAAGGACTTCTCGATTCTCGAACTTATCCTGACAGCACCGGTGGTCGTGGCGAGCTGGATCAACCTGCAATATTACGGCTCCGCAGTGGCTCCGGACGTGTTCGGGTCCGGCAACAAGCTGCTCCACAATGTCACCGGCGGGATCGGCGTCGTGGAGGGCAATGGCAGCGCACTGCGGGCCGGCCTGCCATGGCAGTCGGTGCATGACGGCGAGCGGCTCGTTCATGACCCGCTTCGCCTGTCGGTCTGTATCGAAGCTCCCATCGAGGCCATCAATGGTGTCCTCGCCAAGCACGGTTCGGTCCGCGAGTTGTTCGATAATCACTGGCTCCATCTGCTGGCTCAGGACGAGACGGGCTGTCTGGCCTGGCGGTATACCGGCGACCTGACCTGGGCAGCCATTGATCCGGGAGCGAGCGCCTCGCAGCGTGCCGCATGA
- a CDS encoding proton-conducting transporter membrane subunit, producing MPLTASYALFIAPAALTLFSVAAILSSGPRPFVRHLVPVAALLTVACAVGALVILLSIGSHSANLGVLSARIDPVSVTLFVLVAVIGSLVLGFSRTFLDGENRQGPFLGWMGATLAGVLLLVMAGDLFTLLFAWIATSLTLRRLLLFYPDRPGAQRVARKQGWCALASDLALAGAVITLLLAFGTADIAQINTAAREGVGTYATLMAAALLALAAVLKSAQFPFHGWLTEVMEAPTPVSALLHAGVINGGGFLLIRFADLMLLAPSIMAVLVLLGGFTALFGGLVMLTQPAVKTSLAWSTISQMGFMILQCGLALFPLALLHIVAHSLYKAHAFLASGSAVSAILEVRRPGPIAVPKLHAVILAFIGGLLCYTLIGFLIGFEGKSPQAIALGAILVFGVSYLLAQGFADKAPRALAVYTVGYAVMTTLAYFSLQTLTEYALAGTLPPAPAIGPLQWALILLALISFGTIAIVQASFPLWSGHPAARGLRVHLSNGLYINALTDRWLRNWAVRRGR from the coding sequence ATGCCCCTGACGGCGTCATACGCACTCTTCATCGCACCGGCCGCGCTGACCCTCTTTTCGGTGGCGGCTATACTCAGCAGCGGACCGCGACCCTTCGTGCGTCACCTGGTACCTGTGGCCGCCCTGCTGACCGTCGCCTGTGCCGTCGGCGCACTCGTCATCTTGCTCAGCATCGGGAGCCATAGCGCGAATCTCGGGGTTCTGTCGGCCCGCATCGATCCGGTCAGCGTCACGCTTTTCGTCCTGGTGGCGGTGATCGGGAGCCTTGTCCTCGGATTCAGCCGGACCTTTCTGGATGGCGAAAACCGGCAGGGTCCATTCCTCGGCTGGATGGGTGCGACCCTGGCCGGCGTCCTTCTTCTCGTGATGGCCGGCGACCTGTTCACCCTGCTTTTCGCCTGGATTGCGACAAGCCTGACCTTGCGCCGCCTCTTGCTCTTCTATCCCGATCGCCCGGGAGCCCAACGCGTTGCTCGCAAGCAGGGCTGGTGCGCGCTGGCGTCCGACCTGGCGCTCGCCGGCGCCGTCATCACACTCCTGCTGGCATTCGGCACCGCCGACATTGCGCAGATCAACACGGCGGCCCGTGAAGGCGTCGGCACCTACGCCACCCTGATGGCGGCCGCTCTGCTGGCCCTGGCAGCCGTTCTCAAATCCGCGCAATTTCCGTTTCACGGCTGGCTGACAGAGGTCATGGAAGCCCCCACTCCGGTGTCGGCCCTGCTCCATGCCGGGGTCATCAATGGCGGCGGCTTCCTGCTGATCCGCTTCGCCGACCTCATGCTGCTGGCGCCCAGCATCATGGCCGTCCTGGTGCTTCTGGGGGGGTTCACCGCTCTCTTCGGGGGCCTTGTCATGCTGACCCAGCCAGCAGTGAAGACGTCTCTCGCCTGGTCAACAATCTCACAGATGGGCTTCATGATCCTGCAATGCGGGCTGGCACTCTTCCCGCTCGCGCTCCTGCACATCGTGGCGCACTCGCTGTACAAGGCGCACGCCTTCCTCGCGAGTGGGAGCGCCGTGAGCGCCATTCTCGAGGTGCGCCGCCCGGGGCCGATTGCGGTGCCGAAGCTGCACGCCGTCATTCTCGCCTTTATCGGCGGGCTGCTGTGCTACACGCTGATCGGGTTTCTCATCGGCTTCGAAGGCAAATCGCCCCAGGCGATCGCGCTCGGCGCCATCCTGGTCTTCGGCGTCTCCTACCTGTTGGCCCAGGGCTTCGCGGACAAGGCTCCGCGCGCGCTCGCCGTCTATACGGTCGGATACGCCGTCATGACGACGCTCGCCTATTTCAGCCTGCAGACCCTCACCGAATACGCCCTGGCCGGAACGCTACCACCTGCGCCGGCGATCGGTCCCTTGCAATGGGCCCTGATCCTGCTCGCTCTGATCAGCTTCGGCACAATCGCCATCGTCCAGGCCAGCTTCCCGCTCTGGTCCGGCCATCCGGCCGCCCGCGGCCTGCGTGTGCACCTGTCCAACGGACTCTACATCAATGCCCTGACTGACCGCTGGCTTCGCAACTGGGCGGTCCGGCGTGGCCGCTGA
- a CDS encoding LysR family transcriptional regulator has protein sequence MLNYNHLRYFWHVARIGHLTRAAEELNISQSALSTQIHKLEDQVGQALFVREGRGLALTEAGRIALEYANGIFPAGREMIERLRGASVTARAVLRVGALSTLSRNFQLGFLRPVFTDPDVEVVVRSGSLTELLPALNEHQLDVVLVNQVPLRDRETPWTARLLDEQDVSLIGSPERLAGRTDYAQLLAEEPLVLPTAETGFRNAFDVLTERLGITPRVVAEVADMAMLRLMARENIGLAVLPGVVVRDELASGRLVEVARLPGITESFFAIVSKRRFPNPVLDQLISPDG, from the coding sequence GTGCTGAATTACAATCATCTGCGATATTTCTGGCATGTCGCCCGGATCGGACACCTGACCCGCGCCGCCGAGGAGCTGAACATCTCCCAGTCGGCGTTGTCGACGCAGATCCACAAGCTTGAAGACCAGGTCGGGCAAGCGCTGTTTGTGCGCGAGGGCCGAGGCCTCGCCCTGACCGAGGCGGGGCGGATCGCGCTGGAATATGCCAACGGGATCTTTCCGGCCGGGCGAGAGATGATCGAACGGCTTCGCGGCGCAAGCGTGACGGCAAGGGCGGTGTTGCGGGTCGGGGCCCTGTCGACCCTATCCCGGAACTTTCAGCTCGGCTTTCTTCGTCCTGTCTTTACCGATCCGGATGTCGAGGTTGTCGTGCGGTCTGGAAGCCTGACAGAATTGCTGCCGGCACTGAACGAGCACCAGCTGGATGTCGTTCTCGTCAATCAGGTACCCCTGCGTGACCGGGAAACGCCCTGGACCGCCCGGCTCCTTGACGAACAGGATGTCAGCTTGATCGGCTCGCCGGAACGGCTGGCCGGTCGTACCGACTATGCGCAGCTGCTTGCCGAAGAACCGCTGGTGCTGCCGACAGCCGAGACGGGGTTTCGCAACGCCTTTGACGTCCTGACTGAAAGGCTGGGGATCACGCCACGCGTCGTGGCCGAAGTGGCTGACATGGCCATGCTTCGCTTGATGGCCCGGGAGAATATCGGTCTGGCCGTGCTTCCAGGCGTTGTTGTCAGGGATGAGCTGGCCAGTGGCCGGCTCGTCGAGGTCGCCCGATTGCCGGGGATCACCGAAAGCTTTTTTGCGATCGTCTCCAAACGACGCTTCCCCAATCCTGTTCTCGATCAGCTGATCAGCCCTGACGGGTGA
- a CDS encoding J domain-containing protein, giving the protein MAEMDPYKVLGLTRSASQADIKKAYRRLARTSHPDINPDDPDAEDRFVRITAAHDLLKDPKTRARFDAGEIDATGQEKPQRRYYRDFADAEGPRPSAGGFDGMDPDDIFAEIFRQRGAGSGRDFSAPGRDIAYTLDVSFLDAARGSSSRITLPDGGSLDVTIPVGLRDGQTLRLRGKGGEGLGGGPRGDAQITIRVLPHPLFNRDGDTIRITLPITFDEAILGARVDVPTLQGNVTLTIPKGSSSGKVLRLRGRGVEGRDGPGDQLVELRIVVPAAEDEALTAFLETWRKDRDDNPRKLLLEGIPR; this is encoded by the coding sequence ATGGCCGAAATGGATCCCTATAAGGTACTCGGGCTGACGCGTTCGGCCAGCCAGGCCGACATCAAGAAGGCCTATCGTCGACTGGCACGGACAAGCCATCCCGATATCAATCCCGACGATCCGGATGCCGAGGACCGCTTCGTACGGATTACCGCCGCCCATGACCTGCTGAAAGACCCCAAGACCCGGGCCCGCTTCGACGCCGGGGAAATCGACGCCACCGGACAGGAAAAGCCGCAGCGCCGCTACTATCGCGACTTTGCCGATGCCGAAGGGCCGCGCCCGTCTGCTGGCGGCTTCGACGGGATGGACCCTGACGACATCTTCGCCGAGATCTTCCGCCAGCGCGGCGCCGGCAGCGGACGTGACTTTTCGGCCCCCGGGCGGGACATCGCCTACACGCTCGACGTCTCCTTCCTCGATGCCGCGAGAGGGAGCTCCTCGCGGATTACCTTGCCCGACGGGGGCAGCCTTGATGTCACGATTCCCGTGGGCTTGCGCGACGGCCAGACGCTGCGACTGCGCGGCAAGGGCGGCGAAGGCCTCGGCGGCGGTCCGCGCGGCGATGCCCAGATCACGATACGGGTCTTGCCTCACCCCCTGTTCAACCGGGATGGCGATACAATCCGCATTACACTGCCCATCACGTTCGATGAAGCCATTCTGGGGGCACGGGTCGATGTCCCGACGCTGCAGGGGAACGTCACCCTGACCATCCCGAAAGGGTCGAGCAGCGGCAAGGTTCTGCGCCTGCGTGGACGGGGCGTCGAGGGCCGCGACGGGCCCGGCGATCAACTCGTCGAACTGCGCATTGTCGTCCCTGCCGCAGAGGATGAGGCGCTGACCGCCTTCCTCGAGACATGGCGCAAGGACCGCGATGACAATCCCCGCAAGCTCCTGTTGGAAGGGATACCGCGATGA
- a CDS encoding VIT1/CCC1 transporter family protein, whose translation MSRLPHAERHKVHRIGWLRAAVLGANDGIVSTASLIIGVAAAGTTQTGVLIAGLAGLVAGSMSMAAGEYVSVSSQTDAEAADLAKETAELRASPGAELDELTGIYVARGLDADLARQVATQLTDIDALGAHARDELGISETVTARPVQAALVSAATFAVGATVPLVVAWLAAPTVIILLVALTTLLALATLGGLGASAGGADIVKGALRVTLWGALAMAATAAVGLIFGVSV comes from the coding sequence ATGAGCAGACTTCCCCATGCGGAACGGCACAAGGTCCATCGCATCGGCTGGCTTCGCGCCGCCGTGCTGGGCGCCAATGACGGGATCGTCTCAACGGCCAGCCTGATCATCGGCGTGGCGGCAGCCGGAACAACCCAGACCGGGGTCCTGATCGCCGGACTGGCCGGACTGGTCGCCGGCTCGATGTCGATGGCGGCAGGCGAGTACGTCTCGGTCAGTTCGCAAACCGATGCGGAAGCGGCCGACCTGGCCAAGGAAACCGCCGAACTGAGAGCTTCGCCGGGCGCCGAGCTGGATGAATTGACCGGTATTTATGTTGCCCGGGGTCTGGATGCCGACCTCGCGAGGCAGGTCGCGACACAGCTCACCGATATCGACGCGCTGGGCGCTCATGCCCGTGACGAGCTAGGGATTTCGGAAACCGTCACCGCGCGCCCGGTTCAGGCCGCACTGGTCTCGGCCGCGACCTTTGCGGTGGGCGCGACGGTCCCGCTTGTGGTGGCCTGGCTGGCAGCACCGACCGTCATCATCCTGCTCGTTGCCCTGACCACGCTTCTCGCCCTGGCGACCCTTGGCGGGCTTGGTGCGTCCGCCGGCGGCGCCGATATCGTCAAGGGCGCGCTACGCGTCACCCTCTGGGGCGCGCTCGCCATGGCCGCGACCGCCGCTGTCGGGTTGATCTTCGGTGTCAGCGTCTGA
- a CDS encoding 2-hydroxychromene-2-carboxylate isomerase: MSLKTLAPQILTSPTLRSLGRGRHALQRRLSGKPRTLHTFIQRDEAYSQLLVQALPRLAERYDVKIIWHEVSPPERSAAPEPEKLAAWSLEDARYLAEAYQLDPGEHDLPAMSAPAHGDALRARLGHYGSAMTWFEGEWYWALDRLHHLERRLGSGDDLIFAPIAEPDHAAGGSLEVFLSLRSPYSYLAAMRMFDLAEGWNARLTLRPVLPMVMRSLPVPATKRFYIVRDCKREAERYGLPFGKIADPVGKGVERGLAILIGEIERGRGKTFLQAFMTAVWAEGVNAVGDAGLRRICDRAGVDWTEAEADLAREDWRDIVEANRLDLFAGGHWGVPTFKVGDRMAFGQDRLWLAGEWLQADA; the protein is encoded by the coding sequence ATGAGCCTGAAAACCCTCGCCCCGCAAATTCTGACCAGCCCGACCCTGCGCAGCCTGGGCAGGGGCCGCCACGCCTTGCAGAGACGTCTGTCGGGGAAGCCGCGGACCCTGCATACCTTCATCCAGCGCGATGAGGCCTATTCGCAGCTTCTGGTACAGGCCCTGCCGCGTCTCGCCGAGCGTTATGACGTCAAGATCATCTGGCATGAGGTCAGCCCGCCCGAGCGGTCTGCTGCACCGGAACCGGAAAAGCTGGCGGCCTGGTCACTCGAGGATGCCCGCTATCTGGCCGAGGCCTACCAGCTGGATCCTGGCGAGCACGACCTGCCGGCGATGAGCGCCCCGGCACATGGAGACGCGCTGCGGGCCAGGCTCGGCCATTACGGCTCAGCGATGACCTGGTTCGAGGGCGAATGGTATTGGGCCCTTGACCGCCTGCACCATCTCGAACGCCGTCTTGGCAGCGGGGACGATTTGATTTTCGCCCCGATTGCAGAACCGGATCACGCGGCCGGTGGCTCGCTGGAGGTCTTTCTCTCCCTGCGCAGCCCCTACAGCTATCTCGCCGCGATGCGCATGTTTGATCTGGCCGAGGGCTGGAACGCCCGGCTGACCCTGCGCCCCGTCCTGCCAATGGTGATGCGGTCCCTGCCCGTTCCAGCCACGAAGCGTTTCTACATCGTGCGCGATTGCAAGCGCGAGGCGGAGCGCTATGGCCTGCCGTTCGGCAAGATTGCGGATCCGGTCGGCAAGGGTGTCGAGCGCGGCCTGGCCATCCTGATCGGGGAGATTGAGCGCGGCCGCGGCAAGACTTTCCTGCAGGCTTTCATGACAGCCGTCTGGGCCGAGGGTGTGAACGCCGTTGGCGATGCGGGGCTGCGCCGGATTTGCGACCGGGCGGGCGTTGACTGGACCGAGGCTGAAGCGGACCTCGCCAGGGAAGACTGGCGCGACATCGTCGAGGCCAACCGGCTCGACCTGTTTGCGGGGGGGCATTGGGGTGTGCCGACCTTCAAGGTCGGCGACCGGATGGCGTTCGGACAGGACCGCCTCTGGCTGGCCGGCGAGTGGCTGCAGGCCGACGCCTGA
- a CDS encoding DUF1330 domain-containing protein, with translation MRISNAIEPTEAQLAAFLARAGDGPVNMLNLLKFKEKATYPDGRDADMSGAEAYMRYGGPVTRLVEQAGGTLKFSALPSTFLVGEAEEGWDMVAIMTYPSSQTLPNLAMTPEYQALAVHRKAGLAGQLLIPCFAKDTFIG, from the coding sequence ATGCGGATTTCAAACGCGATTGAGCCGACAGAGGCCCAGCTGGCCGCCTTTCTGGCGCGCGCCGGTGACGGACCGGTCAACATGTTGAACTTGCTGAAATTCAAGGAAAAGGCGACCTACCCAGACGGTCGGGACGCCGACATGTCCGGTGCCGAGGCCTATATGCGGTATGGCGGCCCTGTGACCCGACTGGTCGAGCAGGCTGGCGGCACACTCAAGTTCTCCGCCCTGCCGTCGACCTTCCTCGTGGGAGAGGCGGAGGAGGGCTGGGACATGGTCGCCATCATGACCTACCCGTCTTCACAGACCCTCCCCAACCTGGCCATGACGCCGGAGTATCAGGCGCTCGCCGTGCATCGCAAGGCCGGGCTGGCCGGTCAGCTCCTGATCCCCTGCTTTGCCAAGGACACCTTCATCGGATGA